Proteins from a genomic interval of Cucumis melo cultivar AY chromosome 7, USDA_Cmelo_AY_1.0, whole genome shotgun sequence:
- the LOC127150311 gene encoding uncharacterized protein LOC127150311, which yields MASSSRLPKHNWTKEEEEGLIESLMELVNAGGLRSDNETFRLGYLNQLARMMAFKIPGSNVHASTIDSRIKLLKRMFHSIADMRGPTCSGFRWNDEQKCIVAEKEVFDNWVKSHPAAKGLLNKSFPHYDELSYVFGKDRATGGRVESSADVRSNDSAGYESFAADFAPNTDFQPMYRSRIEHVA from the exons ATGGCAAGTTCATCGAGACTACCTAAGCACAAttggactaaagaggaagaggaaggcCTCATCGAGAGCCTCATGGAGTTAGTCAATGCTGGTGGGTTGAGGTCCGACAACGAGACGTTTCGACTCGGGTACCTAAATCAGCTGGCGAGAATGATGGCCTTCAAGATCCCAGGTTCTAATGTCCATGCTTCAACGATCGATAGCCGAATAAAATTGTTGAAGAGAATGTTTCATTCAATCGCGGATATGCGTGGCCCAACTTGCAGTGGATTTAGGTGGAATGATGAACAAAAATGCATCGTCGCAGAGAAAGAAGTCTTTGACAATTGGGTCAAG AGTCATCCGGCAGCCAAAGGCCTCCTTAATAAGTCGTTTCCCCACTATGACGAACTGTCGTATGTGTTTGGCAAAGATCGTGCAACGGGAGGCCGGGTCGAGAGTTCTGCAGACGTTAGGTCAAATGATTCTGCTGGGTACGAGTCATTTGCTGCTGACTTTGCGCCGAATACAGACTTCCAGCCTATGTACAGGTCAAGGATTGAACATGTCGCCTGA